Proteins from a single region of Desulfosporosinus sp. Sb-LF:
- a CDS encoding ANTAR domain-containing protein — MKRAILVSEKAPLNQDIKSMLPLTNYQVLATTDNGMEALRLTHRIEPDLIIMGWNLRGLSSSEVLQNLIVQHLCPVIVALTQEEHNVLSEVIEADAHHVILYPMHVLEMAVAIQLAEHRFIRESENTKKIQRLEEELKTRRIIFQAILFLIQQHGFSEPTAFAALRSQAMSTRKSLRAVAQNVLKGIWLPSRD; from the coding sequence ATGAAGAGGGCAATATTAGTATCAGAAAAAGCCCCGCTAAATCAGGATATTAAATCGATGTTGCCGCTAACAAATTATCAAGTCTTAGCTACGACGGATAATGGGATGGAAGCATTACGTCTCACCCACCGAATTGAGCCAGATTTAATAATAATGGGGTGGAATCTACGTGGCCTTAGTTCGTCCGAGGTTCTTCAAAATTTGATTGTTCAGCATCTATGCCCAGTTATAGTTGCACTTACTCAGGAAGAACATAACGTTTTATCAGAAGTCATAGAGGCTGATGCTCATCATGTTATTCTGTATCCAATGCATGTACTTGAAATGGCGGTCGCTATACAGCTCGCGGAACATCGTTTTATACGTGAATCGGAAAACACAAAAAAAATCCAACGCTTAGAGGAAGAGCTTAAGACGCGTAGAATTATATTTCAAGCCATACTTTTCCTTATTCAACAGCATGGGTTCTCTGAACCAACTGCTTTTGCAGCTCTACGGAGCCAAGCAATGTCCACACGCAAATCCTTGAGAGCTGTTGCTCAAAACGTGCTCAAAGGTATATGGTTACCTAGTAGGGATTAA
- a CDS encoding OsmC family protein, with translation MKVSVKNIKGMHFQGEGSSKVITNIDSSVTAGGSGHGTNPMELLLMSIAGCSGMDVVSILGKMQIKVQRFEMTVEGERASDHPRVFNDIEVVYKFWGESLPEEKLHRAVQLSMSKYCSVANMIDKVADLTYRIEVNPVIA, from the coding sequence ATGAAAGTATCAGTTAAGAACATAAAAGGGATGCATTTTCAGGGAGAAGGAAGTTCGAAAGTCATCACTAATATTGATTCGAGCGTCACAGCTGGGGGCTCGGGGCATGGGACAAATCCTATGGAACTCCTGCTCATGTCAATTGCAGGTTGTAGTGGAATGGACGTTGTTTCGATTCTTGGAAAAATGCAGATCAAAGTTCAGCGCTTCGAAATGACTGTAGAAGGTGAACGGGCCAGTGATCATCCACGTGTGTTTAATGACATCGAAGTAGTTTATAAATTTTGGGGTGAATCCCTTCCTGAAGAAAAACTCCACCGGGCTGTTCAGCTTTCGATGAGTAAATACTGTAGCGTTGCCAACATGATTGATAAAGTTGCTGACCTCACATACCGCATCGAAGTTAACCCTGTTATTGCATAG
- a CDS encoding phosphodiester glycosidase family protein, translating into MKRKSSIKIKMIIKFLGFNLILAAILAPIIIFWGPFQSLKVMAVGSVYTSRHPQVVQAFLSQSEIDRIMNINTSQGVSGSQAIQRKKVDDTSAGITIEDIQGPSFKGKVMLIKDPKRVKLSVTKEIGVTGERVSDLVKDMGAFAGINAGGFYDPNGKGNGAFPDGLTVQGGKLVHNNVGDQTVNIVGFNDQGKLIIGDMKASQLEEKHIREAVTFGPNLIVEGRSVISGDGGWGIAPRTGIGQMADGTVIFVVIDGRQPTWSIGATLRDLMNVFNDYNAVNAVNLDGGSSSELVYNGKVVNRLWDIFGERYIPTAFVVTP; encoded by the coding sequence ATGAAAAGAAAAAGTTCGATTAAAATAAAAATGATAATAAAATTTTTGGGATTTAATCTTATTCTCGCGGCAATACTTGCTCCTATAATAATATTCTGGGGGCCCTTCCAGTCCCTTAAAGTCATGGCTGTTGGCTCGGTTTACACATCACGGCATCCTCAGGTCGTACAGGCCTTTTTGTCCCAATCAGAAATAGATCGAATTATGAACATTAATACTTCGCAAGGGGTAAGCGGCAGTCAAGCGATCCAACGCAAAAAGGTTGACGATACGAGTGCAGGAATCACGATCGAGGATATTCAAGGTCCAAGTTTCAAAGGCAAGGTGATGCTGATCAAAGACCCAAAACGTGTAAAATTGTCTGTCACCAAAGAAATTGGTGTTACTGGAGAACGTGTCAGCGATCTAGTTAAGGATATGGGTGCCTTTGCTGGTATTAATGCCGGAGGGTTCTATGATCCGAATGGGAAGGGTAACGGGGCTTTCCCTGATGGGCTGACCGTACAAGGTGGAAAACTTGTGCATAATAATGTTGGAGATCAGACCGTAAATATTGTCGGGTTTAATGACCAGGGAAAATTGATCATCGGTGATATGAAAGCAAGCCAATTGGAAGAAAAACACATACGCGAAGCCGTCACTTTCGGTCCTAATCTAATTGTTGAGGGCAGATCCGTAATTTCGGGAGATGGTGGATGGGGAATTGCCCCGCGGACTGGCATTGGACAAATGGCTGACGGAACAGTTATTTTTGTAGTCATTGACGGTCGTCAACCCACTTGGAGCATCGGGGCAACTTTACGTGATCTTATGAATGTCTTTAATGATTATAACGCAGTAAATGCTGTCAATCTCGATGGCGGTTCTTCTTCAGAACTCGTCTATAATGGCAAGGTTGTAAATCGACTTTGGGATATTTTTGGTGAACGCTATATCCCCACAGCTTTTGTGGTTACCCCATAA